The segment TCCGCGAAGTTCTGCATTCGGTGGTAGATAGACGATGACGGGCTGATTGTATTCCCGCAAACCATCCACAATATACGCACCAAATTTCACTACCTGCTCGTACATATCTGAAAAGTAAATCGATTGTAGTGATGCTACTAACACAACACTGCATTTCCGCTGAACCAACCTTTTTGTCCACCGGAGAACCCTCGCCAGTTGGCCAAAATAATCAAAGGTAGCTCCTCACGGCCGAAATCTTTGATCGCTTGTGCCGTTTTGTAGGACGAATCAGGGAACCACACCTGACCGGCCTGTTGGAATGTTTTAGCTTCCGAGTCCAAATTGGCGGGATCGGCCGGGATGGTCAGTTCGACTGTTCGGGTTTCAACGGCTATTACTCCCACTGGTATTCCACCAAGTTTAGCCCGACCAACGACAACGGTTTTAGCCCAAGGTTCCATGATCTCCGACCATGTCCCCCGATCAAAGAATCCAGTTTCCCATTCGGATGGGTTAGCAGGATTTACTCGGCCAGAAAGCATCCACCGAGGATCATACGGCGCCTTGGTAGGCATGAAATCAATTGGTCTGTCTATAGGATCGCTTGCCGACACAATCGGTAGAGTTCCTCCACGGATATCCGGAATGAAGGAAAGCCAGTGAAGGATTGTGTAAACACCATCCAAATCAAGTGCCTCTGTTTTGTGCGTTACTCCGTTATTGTGCATAATCTGGATGCCTCCTAGCTGATTGTTGGAGGCATACACCTTCCTTCCCAGTAGCTTGTTCAGAGCAGCGAACCCAGTCAGAATGATGTGAGAATTTTCGATCTGGATGACGCGCTGCCCAAGACGCACCAAATAGGATCCTATACCAATCGTTCGACATGTCACCATTGAAATGGTAACAACGTCCTCGTATGCCCTGGAAGTTTCACCTGCGATCATACCAGCATAGCGTAGATTTTCCACTCCCAGCCCGTCTGTTTTGCCAataatatcagtaattttatacCGCGGCTCTCCTTCGTCCTCAATCAGAATGGCACGAACCGAATTGGTATTTAAAATTTTGCTGTAATCTTCCGTTGTCAGATATAGATATTTGAAACCCTTCTCCGGCTCATCGGCATCTTCCCATGCCACTTTGAATAGGGATTTCACCTCCTCAGCTAGCCCGATACGAGCGCCACTGTTGACGGAGATGTAAACTCTTGGACACTTTCGTTGTCTCGACAGTTCGGATGCTTTGCAAAACAGTAAATCTTCCTGGGGGCCGAATGAGCCGATGAAGTAGGTTAAATCGTTCGCGATTACAATAACTTCGCGACCATTAGGAAACTCCGGAGTAGCCAGTACGATTCTCCAAGCAACCATTCCGACATTGTTCTCGCCAGGTAAGCGCTGGATCTCTTCCATCGTGTCTCCGTTAATCACCAATTCGTTGCAAACCAGTAGAATTTTCTCCGGAATTCGTATATCTTCGTTTGGTCGAGCCTTCGAAAACTCCTTCCACAGACGTTCGGTCATCTGACGGAACATGTCCGGAATGTCGTACACGTAGGTTGTCCCATTGGATTGCGCCTGGAAACGCTTTTGCTGCAGATAATCTTTGGTCATGTATGGCGACGAAATTGGCAGTCCGTGAAGTGGACCTTGTCGATTTCCGTATGCCATAAACTTGATGACGTGTGTCTCCGGATCCGTCACTTCAGTGTACATTGCTATATCTAAAAAGTACCCTGAGTCGTTGGCGATACAAAGGCGAACAGAGGTAGTTGGAGATTGTGTGGTCTGTCGAATGACCATTTTCAACTCGGCCTGCAGCACGCGCAGCTTCCACAAGCGCGGTCCATAACGCATAACCATTTTCGTTACAGATTCTTCGATTTTCGCCGGATCCATAATGACGGTCGGCACAAAGTTGAGGAAGATGTGATTACAATCCGTGCGCTTAGCCTGAGGGTGTGAGAAAGCAACTTCCAGCTCGTCCATAGCTTCCAGCAGAACTCGTTCACCCTCATTCTGCAGATACTCAAACGAAGCTTCTTTGGTAATTAGATCCGAGTGACGGATGATGGAGCGAATGAAGAATCGGAAATCGGTCACCTCCTGACCTTTCGGAACCTTTGCGCGACCCAGGTAAAGGTGCATTTTCTGGTTTGCCGTAGGCAACGCTTCCAGGTCGTACGTTCGCATGCGATTCAGCTCAAGCTGGAAAGCACAAGCCGGTTCCAGATGGCGGTAGATGCGATCTTCCCTGAAGTTATCTCGGGAACGGTATGTGAAAAATTTGGGGAATTGACGCCTGTAATCAAAAAGAGATCATAAATAAAAGTTGCTTGAAAACGTTGAATTGTTGTTCACTAACTTCTTAAGTGCCGCAAAAGTTATTCTTCGCACTCGACGACTTATCAGCTCCTCCCGGTGCTGATCGCAGAACGATCCAAAGACTTGCTCCATTTGCAAGTCATCCATATCACCCATATCCCGCAAGGCAATGCTTAGTATATGAATGGCTTCTGTCGATTGATCTACTAATTATAGAATGAAcacataatgattttttttatcaatagtATTAAACAATCGCACACATACCGGCAGTTCCATCCATTTCGATAGCGCGAGCAATGGGATCGGATATTGACACGTTGATCGATGTGCTCATCCTTCGGTCCGAATCGGCACCGTCCACCCCTTCCAGCACCTTGGGATTAACGAACGCGGGCGACGCATAATCCACCAGCACATCCAGTATCTCGTCCGAATATTGCGTAAAGTGTTCAAACGAGTCGAATGCAGCCATACAACCCGTTCGCATGAATGAATCTTCAATCGTATCCACCTCTGTTCCATCGgttagttgtctgaaaaaaagtaaaaggtaGAGTATGAAAGaataaaattacaatttcaCAATTCTTTGAACCTACCTGTAACGATTTGGATGTGCTGTCGGCAGCAAGAACTGGAAGTGCACCAACGGAACTTCTCCGGAAAGCTCCAGATGTTGCAGACAGGTCAAATCATAGGACGTATAGGCGCGACGAACGTACACTTCCAGAGCAGCATTGCATACGGCTCGATTCGAGTGATAGAAGAAATCGTGCAGGATGTCGAAAATTGATGTTTCCGAAAGAATCAAACGTTGCAAATTTTCCGGATGGAAATCGTGACCGTACATATCAACGGCGGAGAGGAAAATCGATTCCATTTGGTTGTGACGCAACTCGTAAGCCGGCTGATGAGCAGCGATCAGAACCTGACGGGCTCGCAGAGCCACCCGGGAGTGTTCGGCTCGGTTTAACGATGTCAACTCACTCAAAGTGGCGGCCAGCTCATCCGTCAGTCCCGGTTCGTTAGCCCACAAATGGTCAATCAATAGTGTAACGAGGAGATTTTTCTTCGCTACCTGACTGTGTGAGAAAATTGTTCCTACGACGGTGTCCATGTTGTCTTTATGCTTCTCACGAATGGATGCGACACACTTGTCGTAGTGACCATGCTGGAAGAGGCTTTCTACCGCATAGTACTGCCGGAGCAGCTCATGGACAGCTGCCTTCATACGGCCACGAATTCCATTGCGATACCGTTGTACAAGTTGCACGATTCCTTGCGTATTTAGGAAGAACACATCCCGATCCGTACGCTTTTGCAGTGTTGCTGCGTGCATATCAATCACGGACGCAATTTGCTGCGAGGGGAACTGAGCTAGCACACTGGTAATGTTTCTTTCATACAACTGCATCAGCTTGCGAATTTTTTTATCAACCGACAACGGAATGCGACCGGATATTGAAGCAATTACTTCTTGAAGTTCCAGCAAAGGCAGAGATGGATCACGCAAGCTTTGCATAAACTTTTCGATGATTTCTCGCAACCTTGGAGCATTGTACGGATCTGGAAGACAGTAACCAGCCAAAGTGTTCTCTAAGATTGTTTTATAACCGGAATGAACTCGATTAAGCTTCTCGGGAATTTGAGCGGCGTCTGTCGTGAGTGGCCAAGGGTTCTTGTAAGGTTGCGCTTTCGTCACTAAAGATGGATCGTCTAGTTCAAGGTGTCCCAGCAGAGATCCGGCATCCAACACAGCACCCGGACGACGCACGAAGGTCACTGTTCCTGTTTCTCCAGCCGTCAATGTCATAACCATTTTCATAACTTCAATTTCAGCAAACGGTTGACCTTTGTTAACGTGCGCTCCATCTTCAATGAGCAAATTGATGAGCTTGCCAGCCGACGGGCTACGCAGCAGCGAAGGGTCATTTTCCTTTTCGAAAACGCACGTTTGGTTTCCAATCACAATTCTGTATCTGTCCACTTCTTCCTTCATGTATGTGGTAAAACTGGAACCGTCCAGTGAAAGCAATATTCCACCATCGGATAACCGATGAACTTCAACTTCTTTGAAGGATCCGTTCATTACTAGGAAGTAAGTGTTGGGACCACTCTTCGCTGCTTGGACTTTATATCGAATGCCCTCGGAAATTAATTCCACATCAATAACGTTTGTCAAAGTATTAGCTGCCTGAATTTGACCCTTTTCCATGGAAGTTTTGAAACTGGTGAACGTTTCCGTTATTTTTCTATCAGCGATATGAAGCGCTCCACAAATGACACCGAGAATTATATCCGGTTTGTCTGATTTGACACGTTCCGCTATCAAAGCATCCAGCCAGGCTGTATCGATCGAATTTTCCAGAAAACTGTTCGTCTCCAGCAGCGTGATCAAATATTCCACTGTCGTCCGGAAATCTCCACGAATGGACAACTCCTTCAGTGCAATTACAAGATTCTCCCGAGCTTGCTGTCGATTTTCGCCCCACGAAAAGCAATGACCGAACTGCGAATCGGCAAACTCGTGAAGTCCTCCAGATGCGGCCACGCTGAAGTATCCCCACACATTTTGACTGGAGCGGAAGTTCAACTCTTGAACCGTACCAGAGCTGGGTTTAAAACCTTCGTCCGGATTTTCCGAAGTGATACGAGCTGCAATGACATGTCCACGGGGTCGTGGCTTCGTAGCTGGATTATCGAAATCAATCACCGTAGAATCCCACGGATGTTCTCCATACAACAGACGAATATCCTTAATCCGATACAGCGGAATACCCATTCCTATTTGCAGCTGACAAGCGGGAAGGTTGACTTCAGCGACCATCTCAGTACACGGATGCTCCACTTGCAAACGTGGATTCAATTCGAGGAAGAAATATTTTCCTTCCGCATCGTACAAGTATTCCACCGTACCGGCGCTCACGTATCCGACCATTTTCGCTAACCGCACAGCTGCCTTTTCCATATCTTCGAACACCTCCGGCTCAGCAACAATGGCCGGTGCCTCCTCAATGATTTTCTGATGTCGACGTTGAATGGAACAATCTCGTCCGAACAAGCTGATTGCATTGCCATACTGATCAGCCAGAAGCTGAACCTCCAAATGTCTTGCTCCGCGGGCAAGCTTCATCACGAATATTGGCGATCCGGGTACTTCGGCTTGTACCTGACGGAACAGAGCAGGAAACTCATCGGCACTGTCCACCCGACGAATACCTTTTCCACCGCCTCCTTCGGAAGCCTTGATCATTACTGGGAAGCCAATTTTATCGGCCGCTATCAAGCCCTGCTCCGAAGTGGTTACACAACCTCGAGCGAAGAGATCGCTAGAGATTTTAATCTTCTTACCACTGTACTGGGCTTTCAGTTCAGAACCGGACCAGGGCAATGTAGGAATGTCTGCAGTCTGGGCTACAATCGAAGATGCAACCTTATCACCTAGAGCCCACATAGCGCGATCAGGCGGTCCCAAGAAAACCAACCCCTTCTTGTGCAGCAGCTCCGGCAGTTTGGGATTTTCCGACGCATGGCCCCAACCGGCCCATACGGCTTGAACCGCTGTTCTCTGAGCGATGTCGACGATCAGCTCCACGTTGGCATAGTTGTTGTTGTTCGATCCGCCCGGCACCGGAACGTAATGGTCAGCCATCTTGATGTATTCGGCGTTAGCTTTGAGATCCTCTGGGGTAACCATGACCACAAAGCGCACCGCCCGTTCATTCTTGAACATCTCGTACGACCAGCGACGAATTGAGCGCATACATTTGACCGCTGCGATGCCATTGTTGGCAATCAAAACCTGCGGAAGAATGGAACAGTCGTTAGGTTGGTGATTGCGGTGCGACACTTGTAACGTTATATATTAGCGCGGCGAGAATGAGGAGGTACTTTTCCCTAATGTTTACTAAGTCATTAGTAGGCTGTAAACATTAGTGTGATTTCAAAGAGGATGACAATCAAGTAGTCCAAGTATTGACTAAACGAGTAGTTTTTTATTCTCTCAGTACAGATAACTTCTGAGCTATAAATGGCATTTATACAGAACGTGGGACTAATGTGGACATTACATTTAACTTGTACGTGTTAGATGACAAGGATAACTGAACTAGGTAAATTAGCTCGTAATACTGTTTACATTACTATTCTGGATATGAAAATGTCTCCTTAAAGCTAGACagctaatttttatttttttgctaaaaatgattTCCTTTTTGTTCGTTGATATTGTTAGAAATATTTTAGAATCTACTGACATAGCCCTATTGTAACTCAACATACTTTCagttttttgtttcactttcaTGATTATCCAAAATAATCATCTGGATATAAGTGAAATTTCTGCTAGAAAAATGCAAGCACTTGATGTGCCTGCAGGCACCGagagcaaaaatatttttatgtcgGTTCGTGATCTTACAAGCAACGTGCTCACCGTAAATTATTTGCCTACTCTTCGCGAATGTgattaaatattaaattaacattTCAAAACGTTCACGGCATGCGCCTTGGAAACGCTAGCAGCGCAGCGTGCGCAGGACACCGGCGCTGCTATCGACAGATATGGAATGGACATTATCAACGGTGCTGCGGTGGTGCGATCATTACACAATACAATTTGCGAAACACGCGATAACTATCAGGTATTGATCGTTTCATTCAGTTTGCAACTAAATAATCATAGAACAGCTTAGTCGGCTTGCCACCTACCTTGGTGATTGCGCGCGTTCCGTCGAATCTTTTCACGAACTCTTCGGTAGTGGACAATACGAAATCTCGCTCGTGACCTCTGTCTAATCCGAGGCCGGTGCCATGGGACATACTAGGCCtgcaaagaaacaaaaaaaaaacacgaaaaatggaATAAGTATTGCATTGCAAAACAGAAAACACCTTGACAAAAAGAATGCGCTGCAATGATGTCTCAATCCACCTTGTTTGTGTTTCAGCATCGGAAATGGTAAGGCTTTTTCTGACCACGGATATATCACAGATCTCTTCGAGCACCGCGTTTTGTCGTGGGACACTACGACAAAGTAGCGCATCTAGAACTTTGGATCCCGTTTTACACCCTCTATCAAATTTATCCTTCATTTTTAAACGAATCATGCATTTACTCTACTTTTTGCGTGCACTTGAACCAACTAATTAAGGTATGTACATTGTATCAACCTTCTTCAGAAAATATCGGCCACTATACCGATGCAACACGAACGCGCACCGCTTTACCCGTCTTCGAACAACTCGCTTATTGATGCTGCTGGTCCGAATGTTTTCATTGCACTGTCCAGCCGAAATGCTTCTTGGATTGCGTGAAGTATCGGTTGTGGTACGAGACATATAAGCCTTTACTTCGTTTTTTTTGCACGAAGGTAAACACTCACCACACATGAAACCATTTTCCGATTAATGGAGGAGGCACGCAATTAAAACCGATTGTACCGAAATGCGTTTAGAGCAGGACACCTGTCTGCTGGCTGGGTGCGATGTGTTGTACACGGACTGTTGCTATTTTGTTAGCGATTAAAAACGCCGGAGACGACTCGGTTGTACGGTCTAGTGgagaaaaacatttttaataGAGCGGTGCGCTGTCATCCGTAGAAAAATGGCTCATCATTTAATGAACCTTAAACAATAATAAAGCAAAGTTGTGCTACTTTGTAGGGCAGATGGCGAGAGGTTGCGGAGGTTGCAGAGCAATAATAGTGCCCGATAAAACCGGTCACGGTCAGCCACTCTCCAATTTACCCTGTTCTAGTCAACTTTGCAACCGTGAATGGTTCAACTTACATTCCACCATCCAGGAAAATTTTGCTATACTTTTTGAGATAACAAATTTTCCTTGAAGGCtgagaaaatttgcttacatttttatttaaaaatgctGGTACTAAGGTGTTTCGTTAATGCGATATGAATTCATGGAACAGGTAATGTTCAGAAATTGATTTTTGTTAGCTACAACTCAGGAACGAAAAAACGCATTCGTGGCATTATTGTGACTAAAAGATTAGGAATTAACGAAttagaaaaaaagttttcttttgagATTTCCACAAAAGGGCGAGAAAATTGTGGAAAGTTGTTTCCAGATAATgtgtgccggctggggtacgcaaccttggtGGTCGTCCACAGACAGGCTATGGGGAACAGAGGCTTCCGCCTACTCTAAGATGATATTCCCATCAACGGGATAGGGACCTCAGGTAAGCAACCTACTGTAACCAAAAGCTTTGCAAGTTACAGAACATGAAAAGAGATCGAT is part of the Sabethes cyaneus chromosome 2, idSabCyanKW18_F2, whole genome shotgun sequence genome and harbors:
- the LOC128733592 gene encoding acetyl-CoA carboxylase isoform X2, producing the protein MISLMLTGIVLFAFIFLQKWWSSQRSSTSDDSPVEVSQPCDNEHVSYSNVNNSDSPGENCDPEPAVVSSHVITNGNVITEIAIDAVAQQIKRVSFSNANHIFEDKESYPSEKGHSSNKNESSVDSVNEDTIISENGMDSGTGGASTGDRPSFIVGEDEQQEAKDEFPQTMENGMPHHVGYDVNLHEKRRRLRPSMSHGTGLGLDRGHERDFVLSTTEEFVKRFDGTRAITKVLIANNGIAAVKCMRSIRRWSYEMFKNERAVRFVVMVTPEDLKANAEYIKMADHYVPVPGGSNNNNYANVELIVDIAQRTAVQAVWAGWGHASENPKLPELLHKKGLVFLGPPDRAMWALGDKVASSIVAQTADIPTLPWSGSELKAQYSGKKIKISSDLFARGCVTTSEQGLIAADKIGFPVMIKASEGGGGKGIRRVDSADEFPALFRQVQAEVPGSPIFVMKLARGARHLEVQLLADQYGNAISLFGRDCSIQRRHQKIIEEAPAIVAEPEVFEDMEKAAVRLAKMVGYVSAGTVEYLYDAEGKYFFLELNPRLQVEHPCTEMVAEVNLPACQLQIGMGIPLYRIKDIRLLYGEHPWDSTVIDFDNPATKPRPRGHVIAARITSENPDEGFKPSSGTVQELNFRSSQNVWGYFSVAASGGLHEFADSQFGHCFSWGENRQQARENLVIALKELSIRGDFRTTVEYLITLLETNSFLENSIDTAWLDALIAERVKSDKPDIILGVICGALHIADRKITETFTSFKTSMEKGQIQAANTLTNVIDVELISEGIRYKVQAAKSGPNTYFLVMNGSFKEVEVHRLSDGGILLSLDGSSFTTYMKEEVDRYRIVIGNQTCVFEKENDPSLLRSPSAGKLINLLIEDGAHVNKGQPFAEIEVMKMVMTLTAGETGTVTFVRRPGAVLDAGSLLGHLELDDPSLVTKAQPYKNPWPLTTDAAQIPEKLNRVHSGYKTILENTLAGYCLPDPYNAPRLREIIEKFMQSLRDPSLPLLELQEVIASISGRIPLSVDKKIRKLMQLYERNITSVLAQFPSQQIASVIDMHAATLQKRTDRDVFFLNTQGIVQLVQRYRNGIRGRMKAAVHELLRQYYAVESLFQHGHYDKCVASIREKHKDNMDTVVGTIFSHSQVAKKNLLVTLLIDHLWANEPGLTDELAATLSELTSLNRAEHSRVALRARQVLIAAHQPAYELRHNQMESIFLSAVDMYGHDFHPENLQRLILSETSIFDILHDFFYHSNRAVCNAALEVYVRRAYTSYDLTCLQHLELSGEVPLVHFQFLLPTAHPNRYRQLTDGTEVDTIEDSFMRTGCMAAFDSFEHFTQYSDEILDVLVDYASPAFVNPKVLEGVDGADSDRRMSTSINVSISDPIARAIEMDGTADQSTEAIHILSIALRDMGDMDDLQMEQVFGSFCDQHREELISRRVRRITFAALKKRQFPKFFTYRSRDNFREDRIYRHLEPACAFQLELNRMRTYDLEALPTANQKMHLYLGRAKVPKGQEVTDFRFFIRSIIRHSDLITKEASFEYLQNEGERVLLEAMDELEVAFSHPQAKRTDCNHIFLNFVPTVIMDPAKIEESVTKMVMRYGPRLWKLRVLQAELKMVIRQTTQSPTTSVRLCIANDSGYFLDIAMYTEVTDPETHVIKFMAYGNRQGPLHGLPISSPYMTKDYLQQKRFQAQSNGTTYVYDIPDMFRQMTERLWKEFSKARPNEDIRIPEKILLVCNELVINGDTMEEIQRLPGENNVGMVAWRIVLATPEFPNGREVIVIANDLTYFIGSFGPQEDLLFCKASELSRQRKCPRVYISVNSGARIGLAEEVKSLFKVAWEDADEPEKGFKYLYLTTEDYSKILNTNSVRAILIEDEGEPRYKITDIIGKTDGLGVENLRYAGMIAGETSRAYEDVVTISMVTCRTIGIGSYLVRLGQRVIQIENSHIILTGFAALNKLLGRKVYASNNQLGGIQIMHNNGVTHKTEALDLDGVYTILHWLSFIPDIRGGTLPIVSASDPIDRPIDFMPTKAPYDPRWMLSGRVNPANPSEWETGFFDRGTWSEIMEPWAKTVVVGRAKLGGIPVGVIAVETRTVELTIPADPANLDSEAKTFQQAGQVWFPDSSYKTAQAIKDFGREELPLIILANWRGFSGGQKDMYEQVVKFGAYIVDGLREYNQPVIVYLPPNAELRGGAWAVLDPTINPRYMETYADPESRAGVLEPEGIVEVKFKEKDLIKSIQRLDPVVLEVSCISRTCNMFLVNSCFFFFKYFQLKQKINEATGNKEALTELENQMKARINALLHVYHTVAVHFADLHDTPERMLEKGCISEIVPWRSSRGYMYWRLRRLLLEEYFIKQILRAQDSFSVGQAKSMLRRWFVEDKGATEAYLWENNEPVVEWLENQKQSDSTVCKNIYAVKKDAIISQIQKALEDCPEATLDAVVGLCQTLSPAHRGEVVKTLSQLEFTEKEHSSMG
- the LOC128733592 gene encoding acetyl-CoA carboxylase isoform X4; the protein is MSFLSVLLRRLIKLCTGDSPGENCDPEPAVVSSHVITNGNVITEIAIDAVAQQIKRVSFSNANHIFEDKESYPSEKGHSSNKNESSVDSVNEDTIISENGMDSGTGGASTGDRPSFIVGEDEQQEAKDEFPQTMENGMPHHVGYDVNLHEKRRRLRPSMSHGTGLGLDRGHERDFVLSTTEEFVKRFDGTRAITKVLIANNGIAAVKCMRSIRRWSYEMFKNERAVRFVVMVTPEDLKANAEYIKMADHYVPVPGGSNNNNYANVELIVDIAQRTAVQAVWAGWGHASENPKLPELLHKKGLVFLGPPDRAMWALGDKVASSIVAQTADIPTLPWSGSELKAQYSGKKIKISSDLFARGCVTTSEQGLIAADKIGFPVMIKASEGGGGKGIRRVDSADEFPALFRQVQAEVPGSPIFVMKLARGARHLEVQLLADQYGNAISLFGRDCSIQRRHQKIIEEAPAIVAEPEVFEDMEKAAVRLAKMVGYVSAGTVEYLYDAEGKYFFLELNPRLQVEHPCTEMVAEVNLPACQLQIGMGIPLYRIKDIRLLYGEHPWDSTVIDFDNPATKPRPRGHVIAARITSENPDEGFKPSSGTVQELNFRSSQNVWGYFSVAASGGLHEFADSQFGHCFSWGENRQQARENLVIALKELSIRGDFRTTVEYLITLLETNSFLENSIDTAWLDALIAERVKSDKPDIILGVICGALHIADRKITETFTSFKTSMEKGQIQAANTLTNVIDVELISEGIRYKVQAAKSGPNTYFLVMNGSFKEVEVHRLSDGGILLSLDGSSFTTYMKEEVDRYRIVIGNQTCVFEKENDPSLLRSPSAGKLINLLIEDGAHVNKGQPFAEIEVMKMVMTLTAGETGTVTFVRRPGAVLDAGSLLGHLELDDPSLVTKAQPYKNPWPLTTDAAQIPEKLNRVHSGYKTILENTLAGYCLPDPYNAPRLREIIEKFMQSLRDPSLPLLELQEVIASISGRIPLSVDKKIRKLMQLYERNITSVLAQFPSQQIASVIDMHAATLQKRTDRDVFFLNTQGIVQLVQRYRNGIRGRMKAAVHELLRQYYAVESLFQHGHYDKCVASIREKHKDNMDTVVGTIFSHSQVAKKNLLVTLLIDHLWANEPGLTDELAATLSELTSLNRAEHSRVALRARQVLIAAHQPAYELRHNQMESIFLSAVDMYGHDFHPENLQRLILSETSIFDILHDFFYHSNRAVCNAALEVYVRRAYTSYDLTCLQHLELSGEVPLVHFQFLLPTAHPNRYRQLTDGTEVDTIEDSFMRTGCMAAFDSFEHFTQYSDEILDVLVDYASPAFVNPKVLEGVDGADSDRRMSTSINVSISDPIARAIEMDGTAVDQSTEAIHILSIALRDMGDMDDLQMEQVFGSFCDQHREELISRRVRRITFAALKKRQFPKFFTYRSRDNFREDRIYRHLEPACAFQLELNRMRTYDLEALPTANQKMHLYLGRAKVPKGQEVTDFRFFIRSIIRHSDLITKEASFEYLQNEGERVLLEAMDELEVAFSHPQAKRTDCNHIFLNFVPTVIMDPAKIEESVTKMVMRYGPRLWKLRVLQAELKMVIRQTTQSPTTSVRLCIANDSGYFLDIAMYTEVTDPETHVIKFMAYGNRQGPLHGLPISSPYMTKDYLQQKRFQAQSNGTTYVYDIPDMFRQMTERLWKEFSKARPNEDIRIPEKILLVCNELVINGDTMEEIQRLPGENNVGMVAWRIVLATPEFPNGREVIVIANDLTYFIGSFGPQEDLLFCKASELSRQRKCPRVYISVNSGARIGLAEEVKSLFKVAWEDADEPEKGFKYLYLTTEDYSKILNTNSVRAILIEDEGEPRYKITDIIGKTDGLGVENLRYAGMIAGETSRAYEDVVTISMVTCRTIGIGSYLVRLGQRVIQIENSHIILTGFAALNKLLGRKVYASNNQLGGIQIMHNNGVTHKTEALDLDGVYTILHWLSFIPDIRGGTLPIVSASDPIDRPIDFMPTKAPYDPRWMLSGRVNPANPSEWETGFFDRGTWSEIMEPWAKTVVVGRAKLGGIPVGVIAVETRTVELTIPADPANLDSEAKTFQQAGQVWFPDSSYKTAQAIKDFGREELPLIILANWRGFSGGQKDMYEQVVKFGAYIVDGLREYNQPVIVYLPPNAELRGGAWAVLDPTINPRYMETYADPESRAGVLEPEGIVEVKFKEKDLIKSIQRLDPVVLEVSCISRTCNMFLVNSCFFFFKYFQLKQKINEATGNKEALTELENQMKARINALLHVYHTVAVHFADLHDTPERMLEKGCISEIVPWRSSRGYMYWRLRRLLLEEYFIKQILRAQDSFSVGQAKSMLRRWFVEDKGATEAYLWENNEPVVEWLENQKQSDSTVCKNIYAVKKDAIISQIQKALEDCPEATLDAVVGLCQTLSPAHRGEVVKTLSQLEFTEKEHSSMG